GCGGTGAGTGCTCTCTTCAGTCCATGATCTGACTGGCTTTCGGTTTGGAGCTGCTGCAGCGACTTCGTTTTGAATAACTGACTTGCCATGTACTTAATGTTTTTAATAAATAATGTACATTTATTGGGGTGACATTCCTATTTATAGATAGTGGTGAAAGGAATTAATCGCATCAGACAAATCTCAGCGCGTAAAATATTCAGATTTCCCGATGAATGAAAAACCAATGTATCCGTGAATTTCAAGCACATTGCGCTCTATTAATTTCAGATAGCAATCATAGGTGTTACCGCTGCGGGCATCGTACACACTTCCGCCTGTATATTTACCTTCAGCGGCATTCCATTCAAAATCTTTAAAAAGTATCAGCCCCTGAAATGACTGTGAGCGTTTTGAAGGGTCAGGGTTGTGTTTATCTATCTTGGGTTTACCGTTCTCGTCGTTTGGATTCTTCATCCAGCTGATGGAACCATAGTATTTTCCGCTACTTCTGAAGAAAACAATCTTCCCGTCATTATCGGGCGTAATCCAGTTTCCGAGAAGGTCATCGGCTTTATTATTATTCTGTCCAAGCAATGTCATCGTGGCACAAAAAACCATTAAAACAATTGCAAAAATCCGACTTCCGTTAGGTATAGCTGAAGGTATTTTCTGCTTCATATTTTTGATTTCGTGGCTGAAGTATTAATTTTTTTCAAGTGGAAAAGTAGTAATATTTGCTTACAGGACAAAAATATTAAAAT
This is a stretch of genomic DNA from Bacteroidota bacterium. It encodes these proteins:
- a CDS encoding DUF2147 domain-containing protein, coding for MKQKIPSAIPNGSRIFAIVLMVFCATMTLLGQNNNKADDLLGNWITPDNDGKIVFFRSSGKYYGSISWMKNPNDENGKPKIDKHNPDPSKRSQSFQGLILFKDFEWNAAEGKYTGGSVYDARSGNTYDCYLKLIERNVLEIHGYIGFSFIGKSEYFTR